One genomic segment of Caldimonas brevitalea includes these proteins:
- a CDS encoding sulfite exporter TauE/SafE family protein, whose product MNIEWWLVAELLVLGGCTGFLAGLLGIGGGMLMVPFMTLILSHRGVPADMSVKMAIATSMATILFTSISSVRAHHKRGAVRWDLVRGLAPGIVLGGLLAGAGMFALLKGQSLALIFAVFVGFSATQMLLDKKPAPTRQMPGAVGRTAAGGGIGFISGLVGAGGGFISVPFMTWCNVPIHNAVATSAALGFPIALANTVGYVAGGWGLPSPLPGAVGYLYLPALLVIASSSVLFAPLGARTAHAMNVKQLKRAFACVLYLLAAYMLYKGVRG is encoded by the coding sequence TTGAATATCGAATGGTGGTTGGTCGCCGAGCTGTTGGTGCTCGGCGGGTGCACCGGCTTTCTGGCCGGCCTGCTCGGCATCGGCGGCGGCATGCTGATGGTGCCGTTCATGACGCTGATCCTGTCGCACCGAGGCGTGCCGGCCGACATGTCGGTCAAGATGGCGATCGCGACGTCGATGGCGACGATATTGTTCACGTCGATTTCCAGCGTCCGCGCGCACCACAAGCGCGGCGCCGTGCGCTGGGATCTGGTGCGCGGGCTGGCGCCGGGCATCGTGCTCGGCGGCCTGCTCGCCGGTGCCGGCATGTTCGCCTTGCTGAAAGGCCAATCGCTGGCGTTGATCTTTGCCGTCTTCGTCGGCTTCTCGGCCACCCAGATGCTGCTGGACAAGAAACCCGCCCCGACGCGCCAGATGCCCGGCGCCGTCGGGCGCACCGCGGCGGGCGGTGGCATCGGATTCATCTCGGGACTGGTCGGGGCCGGTGGCGGCTTCATTTCGGTGCCGTTCATGACCTGGTGCAATGTGCCGATCCACAACGCGGTCGCCACCAGCGCAGCGCTCGGGTTCCCGATCGCGCTGGCCAACACCGTCGGCTATGTCGCCGGCGGGTGGGGGTTGCCCAGCCCCTTGCCGGGCGCGGTCGGCTACCTCTATCTGCCGGCCCTGCTCGTCATCGCCTCGTCCAGTGTGCTGTTCGCCCCGCTGGGCGCCCGCACGGCGCATGCGATGAACGTCAAGCAGTTGAAGCGCGCGTTCGCGTGTGTGCTCTACCTGCTCGCCGCCTACATGCTCTACAAGGGGGTGCGCGGCTGA
- a CDS encoding adenosylcobinamide-GDP ribazoletransferase: MRAAAHELRLALIAWQFLTRVPLPGRWLRWMGYRDAWLHASARHFPLVGALVGLYAAAVYAVAALLWPPTVAAGLSMAATLLITGAFHEDGWADVCDGLGGAVSRERALEIMKDSRIGAYGAIGLVMMLGLKWATLAALPWPVAAGALLLAHSASRTAAVSLIRWMAYAGDLAQAKAKPLARQVSMRGWGVALAWTAAAAGASSSWLPLPVVLAAVGAGGLVTLCWALWLQRRLGGYTGDCLGAAQQLCELAVYLVCAATWRWSA; the protein is encoded by the coding sequence GTGAGGGCCGCCGCACACGAACTGCGACTGGCGCTGATCGCCTGGCAGTTCCTGACCCGGGTGCCATTGCCCGGGCGATGGCTGCGCTGGATGGGCTACCGCGATGCCTGGCTGCACGCGAGCGCCCGCCACTTTCCACTGGTGGGTGCGCTGGTCGGCCTGTACGCCGCGGCGGTCTACGCCGTGGCGGCCCTGCTATGGCCGCCGACAGTTGCGGCGGGCTTGTCGATGGCGGCGACCCTGCTCATCACCGGGGCCTTCCACGAAGACGGCTGGGCCGATGTATGCGACGGCCTGGGCGGCGCGGTCAGCCGCGAGCGGGCGCTCGAGATCATGAAGGACTCGCGCATCGGCGCCTATGGCGCGATCGGGCTGGTGATGATGCTGGGCTTGAAGTGGGCGACCCTGGCCGCGCTGCCGTGGCCCGTGGCGGCCGGGGCCTTGTTGCTGGCCCACAGCGCTTCTCGCACCGCCGCCGTCAGCCTGATCCGCTGGATGGCCTACGCGGGCGACCTGGCACAGGCCAAGGCCAAGCCGCTGGCCCGCCAGGTCTCGATGCGCGGCTGGGGCGTGGCGCTGGCGTGGACGGCCGCGGCCGCCGGCGCGAGCAGCAGCTGGCTGCCGCTGCCGGTGGTGTTGGCCGCCGTCGGCGCCGGTGGCCTCGTCACGCTCTGCTGGGCCCTCTGGCTGCAGCGCCGCCTCGGCGGCTACACGGGCGATTGCCTGGGCGCGGCACAGCAACTGTGCGAACTCGCGGTCTACCTGGTGTGCGCGGCGACGTGGCGATGGAGTGCGTGA
- the cobU gene encoding bifunctional adenosylcobinamide kinase/adenosylcobinamide-phosphate guanylyltransferase encodes MTSSVHLILGGARSGKSRHAELLAAQCERDGAQVVYVATAWPGDDEMRERIAHHRRTRPARWQTVELPPESAALARVVAEQSGRGRCVLVDCLTLWLSQLLCPPPGLPSHAAAPAVQALLDALRGVQGQVLLVSNEIGWGVTPMGPQAREVVDSLGRLHQDIAAIASHVTLMVAGLAMPIKPAPWAAGPSH; translated from the coding sequence ATGACCTCGTCGGTACATCTGATCCTGGGCGGTGCGCGCTCGGGCAAGAGCCGTCATGCGGAGCTGCTGGCAGCGCAGTGCGAGCGCGACGGCGCGCAGGTGGTGTATGTGGCAACGGCGTGGCCCGGCGACGACGAGATGCGCGAGCGTATCGCCCATCACCGTCGCACGCGCCCCGCGCGCTGGCAGACGGTAGAGTTGCCACCGGAGAGCGCCGCACTGGCCCGTGTGGTGGCGGAGCAATCGGGTCGAGGGCGCTGCGTGCTGGTGGACTGTTTGACGCTGTGGCTGAGCCAGCTGCTGTGCCCTCCGCCCGGCCTGCCGTCGCATGCGGCGGCGCCCGCCGTGCAAGCCTTGCTCGACGCCTTGCGCGGCGTGCAGGGCCAGGTGCTGCTGGTGTCCAACGAAATCGGCTGGGGCGTGACACCGATGGGGCCGCAAGCACGCGAGGTGGTCGACAGCCTCGGCCGTTTGCACCAGGACATCGCCGCCATCGCGAGCCACGTGACCCTGATGGTCGCGGGCCTCGCGATGCCGATCAAGCCGGCGCCGTGGGCGGCCGGCCCGAGCCACTGA
- a CDS encoding EVE domain-containing protein has translation MNYWLMKSEPDECSIDDLAAAPSQRVPWTGVRNYQARNFMRDAMQVGDGVLFYHSSCAVPGIAGLARVASPAYPDATQFDPHSPYFDPKSKRESPRWLHVDVEFERKTRLLPLQTLRATPALAGMQLLRPGSRLSITPVTQDEWHLILSLLESS, from the coding sequence ATGAACTATTGGTTGATGAAGAGCGAGCCCGACGAGTGCTCGATCGACGACCTGGCCGCAGCACCGTCGCAGCGCGTGCCGTGGACCGGGGTGCGCAATTACCAGGCCCGCAACTTCATGCGCGATGCCATGCAGGTGGGCGACGGCGTGCTGTTTTATCACTCCTCCTGCGCGGTCCCCGGCATTGCCGGCCTGGCGCGGGTGGCGTCGCCCGCCTACCCCGACGCCACGCAGTTCGACCCGCACAGCCCCTATTTCGACCCCAAATCGAAGCGAGAATCACCTCGCTGGCTGCACGTCGACGTCGAGTTCGAGCGCAAGACCCGGCTGCTGCCGCTGCAGACCTTGCGTGCCACGCCGGCCCTGGCCGGGATGCAGTTGCTGCGCCCCGGCAGCCGGCTGTCGATCACGCCGGTCACGCAGGACGAGTGGCATTTGATACTTTCGCTGTTGGAGAGTTCTTGA
- a CDS encoding type IV pili methyl-accepting chemotaxis transducer N-terminal domain-containing protein: protein MKSILVVSDDGAAATELTADFGSVGIHVLGAIDRRNVVRQVVRDAPDLLVWWMTEPNGEAAEILATLARTAPLPVVVFTQDPDAEGMARVVDAGAHAYVVNGYGVERLRPLLHLAQARFGREQRLREALDDVTHRFEERKLVDRAKGILMRATQMSEEDAFRLLRTVSMRDNQRVGQVSRQLIDAARYAETVNRAGQLRMLSQRIVKLYALLCTQTEPASAQALLTQSVERVERQLDTLARDLSKATFGDLIDAVQAVWAELRQPLALPAELARLSALDAAAERLLGSAERLTSALEVAGQLQTLHLVNMCGRQRMLSQRLTKQVLLGGLLDGAAGDAARDGAAGTVGEFEQALSYLNGAPLGSPDIRQLLEAADRSWHELRQGSRRAETPTGRRALAAASESLLDVFERLTERYERSLQVLTR from the coding sequence ATGAAGTCCATCCTTGTGGTCAGCGACGATGGTGCTGCCGCCACGGAACTTACTGCCGACTTCGGCAGCGTCGGCATTCACGTGCTTGGTGCAATCGACCGCCGCAATGTGGTGCGGCAGGTGGTGCGCGATGCACCGGATCTGCTCGTCTGGTGGATGACCGAGCCGAACGGAGAGGCCGCCGAGATCCTCGCGACGCTGGCACGCACCGCCCCGTTGCCGGTCGTGGTGTTCACCCAGGACCCTGATGCGGAGGGCATGGCCCGGGTGGTCGACGCCGGCGCCCATGCCTACGTGGTGAACGGCTACGGCGTCGAACGACTGCGGCCGCTGCTGCACCTGGCGCAGGCGCGTTTCGGGCGCGAGCAGCGCCTGCGCGAAGCGCTCGACGACGTGACCCACCGCTTCGAGGAGCGCAAGCTGGTCGACCGGGCCAAAGGCATCTTGATGCGGGCCACCCAGATGTCGGAGGAAGACGCGTTCCGGCTGCTGCGCACCGTCTCGATGCGCGACAACCAGCGTGTCGGCCAGGTGTCGCGGCAGCTGATCGATGCGGCGCGTTATGCCGAGACCGTCAACCGGGCGGGCCAGCTGCGCATGCTGTCGCAGCGGATCGTGAAGCTGTATGCATTGTTGTGCACACAAACAGAGCCGGCCAGCGCGCAGGCCTTGCTGACCCAGTCGGTCGAGCGGGTGGAGCGGCAGCTCGACACGCTGGCCCGCGATCTGTCGAAAGCCACCTTCGGCGACCTGATCGACGCGGTGCAGGCAGTCTGGGCCGAGCTGCGCCAGCCGCTGGCACTGCCTGCCGAACTGGCGCGGCTGTCGGCGCTGGACGCCGCGGCCGAGCGCTTGCTGGGCAGCGCGGAGCGTCTCACCTCTGCGCTGGAAGTGGCAGGTCAGCTGCAGACGCTGCACCTCGTCAATATGTGTGGGCGCCAGCGTATGCTGTCGCAGCGCCTCACCAAGCAGGTGCTGCTGGGCGGGCTGCTCGACGGTGCGGCGGGCGATGCCGCGCGTGATGGTGCGGCGGGCACCGTGGGTGAATTCGAGCAGGCGCTGTCCTATCTGAACGGTGCGCCGCTCGGCTCGCCAGACATTCGCCAACTGCTGGAAGCGGCCGACCGCAGCTGGCACGAGCTGCGCCAAGGCAGCCGGCGTGCCGAGACGCCGACTGGCCGCCGTGCACTGGCGGCTGCCAGCGAATCGCTGTTGGACGTGTTCGAGCGGCTGACCGAGCGCTATGAGCGCAGCCTGCAGGTGCTGACGCGGTGA
- the nth gene encoding endonuclease III, producing MRASDIEPFFATLKAANPEPNTELEYTSVFELLTAVLLSAQATDVGVNKATRRLFPVANTPQKILALGHDRLCEYIKTIGLYRSKAKHLLETCRILLEQHGGQVPRTREALEALPGVGRKTANVVLNVAFGEPTMAVDTHIFRVSNRTGLAPGKNPLQVELALLRRVPPAYLVDAHHWLILHGRYVCVARKPLCWKCHVARYCDFTPKTLPPT from the coding sequence ATGCGCGCATCCGACATCGAGCCCTTCTTCGCCACACTGAAAGCGGCCAACCCGGAACCGAACACCGAGCTGGAATACACCAGCGTGTTCGAATTGCTGACCGCTGTGCTGCTGTCGGCGCAGGCCACCGATGTGGGTGTCAACAAGGCGACGCGCCGGTTGTTCCCGGTCGCCAACACGCCGCAGAAGATCCTCGCCTTGGGGCATGACCGGCTGTGCGAGTACATCAAGACCATCGGCCTGTACCGCAGCAAGGCCAAGCACCTGCTCGAAACCTGCCGCATTCTGTTGGAACAACACGGCGGCCAGGTCCCGCGTACGCGCGAGGCGCTCGAGGCGCTGCCCGGGGTCGGCCGCAAGACCGCCAATGTCGTGCTCAACGTTGCTTTTGGCGAGCCGACCATGGCGGTCGACACCCACATCTTCCGGGTCAGCAACCGCACCGGCCTGGCACCGGGCAAGAACCCGCTGCAGGTGGAGCTGGCGCTGCTGCGCCGCGTGCCACCGGCCTACCTGGTGGACGCCCACCATTGGCTGATCCTGCACGGCCGCTACGTCTGCGTGGCCCGCAAGCCCTTGTGCTGGAAGTGCCACGTGGCGCGCTATTGCGACTTCACCCCGAAGACGCTGCCGCCCACCTGA
- the rsxB gene encoding electron transport complex subunit RsxB, which produces MLPPIVTAEALDAVLPQTQCTRCGYPDCRAYAEAMAAGDADINQCPPGGAEGVSRLAELTGRAPLPLDPARGAEGERQLAVIDEDWCIGCTLCIKACPVDCIVGAPKQMHSVVASQCTGCELCVPACPVDCISLVSVTPGRTGWQAWSPLLASQARERYAFRGERIAREKLENEARLAAKAQHKLEHLEAETRLTDPQQIDRKRALIEAALQRARERRSGSG; this is translated from the coding sequence ATGCTCCCACCCATCGTCACCGCCGAAGCCCTCGACGCCGTGCTGCCGCAAACGCAGTGCACGCGCTGCGGCTACCCCGATTGCCGCGCCTATGCCGAGGCCATGGCTGCCGGCGACGCGGACATCAACCAGTGCCCGCCGGGCGGCGCGGAAGGCGTGAGCCGACTGGCCGAACTCACCGGGCGGGCCCCGCTGCCGCTCGACCCCGCGCGGGGTGCCGAGGGGGAGCGACAGTTGGCGGTCATCGATGAAGACTGGTGTATCGGCTGCACGCTGTGCATCAAGGCCTGCCCGGTCGACTGCATCGTCGGCGCGCCCAAGCAGATGCACAGCGTGGTGGCGAGCCAGTGCACCGGATGCGAGTTGTGTGTGCCGGCCTGCCCGGTCGATTGCATTTCGCTGGTGTCGGTGACCCCCGGGCGCACTGGCTGGCAGGCCTGGAGCCCGCTTCTCGCTTCTCAAGCGCGGGAGCGCTACGCGTTCCGGGGCGAGCGGATCGCCCGCGAGAAGCTCGAGAACGAGGCCCGGCTGGCCGCCAAGGCGCAACACAAGCTCGAGCATCTCGAAGCCGAGACCCGACTCACCGACCCGCAGCAGATCGACCGCAAGCGCGCGCTGATCGAGGCCGCCTTGCAGCGCGCCCGCGAACGCCGCAGCGGCAGCGGCTGA
- the cobT gene encoding nicotinate-nucleotide--dimethylbenzimidazole phosphoribosyltransferase translates to MTDHFASSRFVLPAIAAVADDALAARLQHLLDCKTKPLGSLGRLERLAVQIGLIQGRAAPQLVQPQLLVFAGDHGLAEQGVSAYPSDVTWQMVENFLAGGAAVSVLARQHDLALTVVDAGVRHTFEPRPGLQLRKIAAGTQDASSGPAMSVAQCEAALAAGGETVRERPGNAVLLGEMGIGNTSSASLLMARLCGLPIEDCVGRGTGLDDAGLAHKQAVLRRALQTNQAARAPLEVLAAFGGFEIAMMVGAALQAAHERRLIVVDGFITSAAMLVASVLAPSVLDYCVFAHRSGERGHGLLLQHLRAEPLLDLQMRLGEGSGGALAWPLIVSSLRLLDEMASFESAGVSERTAVV, encoded by the coding sequence ATGACGGACCACTTTGCCTCTTCCCGTTTTGTCTTGCCCGCCATCGCCGCCGTCGCCGACGACGCACTGGCGGCGCGCCTGCAGCATCTGCTCGACTGCAAAACAAAACCTTTGGGCTCGCTCGGCCGACTGGAGCGCCTGGCGGTCCAGATCGGGCTGATACAAGGCCGGGCAGCGCCGCAACTGGTGCAGCCGCAGCTGCTGGTGTTCGCTGGCGACCACGGGCTGGCCGAGCAAGGGGTGTCGGCCTATCCGAGCGATGTCACGTGGCAGATGGTCGAGAACTTTCTCGCCGGCGGCGCCGCCGTCAGCGTGCTCGCCCGGCAGCACGATTTGGCCCTGACGGTGGTGGATGCCGGCGTGCGCCATACCTTCGAGCCGCGGCCCGGTTTGCAGCTGCGCAAGATCGCTGCCGGGACCCAGGACGCGAGCAGCGGCCCGGCGATGAGCGTCGCGCAATGCGAGGCTGCGTTGGCGGCCGGCGGCGAGACGGTGCGTGAGCGGCCTGGCAATGCGGTGTTGCTGGGCGAGATGGGCATCGGCAACACCTCCAGTGCGTCGCTGCTGATGGCGCGACTGTGTGGGCTGCCGATCGAAGACTGTGTCGGCCGCGGCACCGGCCTGGACGACGCCGGCTTGGCGCACAAGCAGGCGGTGCTGCGGCGCGCGCTGCAAACGAACCAGGCGGCGCGGGCGCCGCTCGAGGTGCTCGCGGCGTTCGGCGGCTTCGAAATCGCGATGATGGTCGGCGCTGCGCTGCAGGCCGCCCACGAGCGCCGCCTGATCGTCGTCGACGGCTTCATCACGAGCGCGGCAATGCTGGTCGCATCGGTGCTGGCGCCGTCGGTGCTCGACTACTGCGTGTTCGCCCACCGTTCGGGCGAGCGAGGCCACGGCCTGCTGCTGCAGCACCTGCGGGCCGAGCCACTGCTCGACTTGCAGATGCGCTTGGGGGAAGGCTCGGGCGGAGCACTCGCGTGGCCGCTGATCGTTTCGAGCTTGCGCCTCCTCGACGAGATGGCGAGCTTCGAGTCGGCCGGTGTTTCGGAGCGGACGGCGGTGGTATGA
- a CDS encoding polyhydroxyalkanoate depolymerase, with protein sequence MLYQLYETQRALLSPFAEFASASSKLYSHPLSPFTHTPGADRVAAGFDLMHRLSKEYEKPQFGITTVKVGDLDIAVQEQVAVDKPFCQLRRFKRFTDDAGLLTRMKSQPTVLVVAPLSGHHATLLRDTVKALLRDHKVYVTDWVDARMVPLDAGPFHLDDYVEYVQDFIRHIGPHVHVISVCQPTVPVFAAISLMASRGEQTPRTMTMMGGPIDARKSPTAVNNLAMNKSYEWFENNVIYRVPPNYPGAGRRVYPGFLQHTGFVAMNPDRHLSSHYDYFLDLVRGDDESVEAHRRFYDEYNAVLDMPAEYYLDTIKTVFQDFALVNGTWKVRGELVRPQDIKTTALLTIEGELDDISGAGQTRVAHELCTGIPKGEQPHYTVEGAGHYGIFSGKRWREKVYPMVSRFIAQHETATADARALATT encoded by the coding sequence ATGCTGTACCAACTGTATGAAACCCAACGCGCCTTGCTCAGCCCCTTCGCGGAGTTCGCAAGCGCGTCGTCCAAGCTTTACAGCCATCCCCTGTCGCCGTTCACGCACACCCCGGGTGCTGACCGGGTGGCTGCCGGTTTCGATCTCATGCACCGGTTGTCGAAGGAGTATGAAAAGCCTCAGTTCGGCATCACCACGGTGAAGGTCGGCGACCTCGACATCGCGGTGCAAGAGCAGGTGGCGGTCGACAAGCCGTTCTGCCAGCTGCGCCGTTTCAAGCGCTTCACCGACGACGCCGGGCTGTTGACCCGGATGAAGTCGCAACCCACCGTGCTGGTGGTGGCGCCGCTGTCGGGCCACCACGCCACCCTGCTGCGCGACACCGTGAAGGCACTGCTGCGCGACCACAAGGTCTACGTGACCGACTGGGTCGACGCCCGCATGGTCCCGCTCGACGCCGGCCCCTTCCACCTCGACGACTATGTCGAATACGTGCAGGACTTCATCCGCCACATCGGGCCGCACGTGCATGTCATCTCGGTGTGCCAGCCCACCGTCCCGGTATTTGCGGCGATCTCGCTGATGGCCAGCCGTGGCGAGCAAACGCCGCGGACGATGACGATGATGGGCGGGCCGATCGACGCGCGCAAGAGCCCCACGGCGGTGAACAACCTGGCGATGAACAAGAGCTACGAGTGGTTCGAGAACAACGTCATCTACCGTGTGCCGCCGAACTACCCCGGCGCGGGCCGCCGTGTCTACCCCGGCTTCTTGCAGCACACCGGTTTCGTTGCGATGAACCCGGACCGCCACCTCAGCTCGCACTACGACTACTTCCTCGACCTGGTGCGCGGTGACGACGAGAGCGTGGAGGCGCACCGGCGCTTCTACGACGAGTACAACGCGGTGCTGGACATGCCGGCCGAGTACTACCTCGACACCATCAAGACGGTGTTCCAGGACTTCGCGCTTGTCAACGGCACCTGGAAGGTGCGCGGCGAGCTGGTGCGTCCGCAAGACATCAAGACCACCGCCTTGCTGACCATCGAGGGTGAACTCGACGACATCTCGGGCGCCGGGCAGACCCGGGTCGCGCACGAGCTGTGCACGGGCATCCCAAAGGGCGAGCAGCCGCACTACACTGTCGAAGGCGCCGGTCACTACGGCATCTTCTCGGGCAAGCGCTGGCGCGAGAAGGTCTATCCGATGGTGTCCCGGTTCATCGCCCAGCACGAAACCGCCACCGCCGACGCCCGCGCCCTGGCGACGACCTGA
- the zapB gene encoding cell division protein ZapB, giving the protein MSQTDELADRVERLLMRYEELKRTNALLEQQLASVTAERDSLRSRLSAARHRIDALLERLPETSSPAPGGEKERG; this is encoded by the coding sequence ATGTCACAGACCGATGAACTCGCGGACCGCGTGGAACGCTTGCTGATGCGCTACGAGGAACTCAAGCGTACGAACGCGCTGCTCGAGCAGCAGCTGGCCAGCGTGACCGCCGAGCGCGACAGCCTGCGCTCCCGGCTCAGCGCGGCACGCCACCGCATCGACGCGCTGCTCGAACGCCTGCCCGAGACGTCCAGCCCCGCGCCCGGCGGCGAAAAGGAGCGCGGATGA
- a CDS encoding sensor domain-containing diguanylate cyclase, which translates to MPAPALLQVLLATTEHAQIGVYAKDGDGRYVYVNPAAARMLGHEVGEVLGRGDDDLLAPDWANALKAADQAAWAQQHAQHRDDRLPGDDAGALDLVALRIAVRTDTGERWLCGTWTDVTETRRNQTVLRQALDQLEQQQRQNEELRRELSDQSVRDPVTGVYNRRHFEEQVHREVDLSMREHREFALVSVQIDDFRQLQQTHGSEAAERTLQALGRLLRSNTRAMDAPCRLGDDRFAVVLSGIGLATAHARMEGVRKQCEAQLVMLEGSELHFTVSMGVASFPHTAQDRALLLSSADLALEEARRRGGNSVMLAAIPFSPPAAPPPSPAQQA; encoded by the coding sequence TTGCCGGCTCCCGCCTTGCTCCAGGTGTTGCTTGCCACCACCGAGCATGCCCAGATCGGCGTGTACGCCAAGGATGGCGACGGCCGCTATGTTTACGTCAACCCGGCCGCCGCCCGCATGCTGGGCCATGAGGTGGGCGAGGTGCTCGGCCGCGGCGATGACGACCTGCTGGCGCCTGATTGGGCCAACGCGCTGAAGGCCGCCGACCAGGCCGCCTGGGCCCAGCAGCATGCCCAGCACCGCGACGACCGGCTGCCCGGCGACGACGCGGGCGCACTCGATCTGGTGGCGCTGCGCATCGCAGTGCGCACCGACACCGGCGAGCGCTGGCTGTGCGGCACCTGGACCGACGTCACCGAAACCCGCCGCAATCAGACGGTGCTGCGTCAGGCACTCGACCAGCTCGAACAACAACAACGCCAGAACGAGGAACTGCGGCGCGAACTGAGTGACCAATCGGTGCGCGACCCGGTCACGGGCGTCTACAACCGGCGCCACTTTGAAGAGCAGGTGCACCGCGAGGTGGACTTGTCGATGCGGGAACATCGTGAATTTGCGTTGGTGTCGGTGCAGATCGATGATTTCCGGCAGCTCCAGCAGACCCACGGCAGCGAAGCAGCCGAGCGCACCTTGCAAGCGCTGGGCCGGCTGCTGCGCAGCAACACGCGCGCAATGGACGCCCCGTGCCGCCTCGGCGACGACCGCTTTGCGGTGGTGCTGTCGGGCATCGGCCTGGCGACCGCCCATGCCCGCATGGAAGGCGTGCGCAAACAATGCGAAGCGCAGTTGGTGATGCTGGAAGGCAGCGAGTTGCACTTCACGGTGTCGATGGGGGTGGCGAGTTTCCCTCACACCGCCCAAGACCGTGCCTTGCTGCTCAGCAGTGCCGACCTCGCGCTGGAAGAAGCGCGCCGGCGTGGCGGCAACAGCGTGATGCTCGCCGCGATTCCGTTCAGCCCCCCGGCCGCTCCCCCGCCGAGCCCTGCCCAGCAGGCTTGA
- a CDS encoding cell division protein ZapA: MKQLEVTIMGQSYILACTEGGEVALLEAVNHVDREMCAIRDAGKVKARERIAVLAALNVAYELAQRPAAAAPAPRREEAPAGPTSTDVSQLIRRVDEALGQDGRLI; encoded by the coding sequence ATGAAGCAGCTCGAAGTGACCATCATGGGACAGAGCTACATCCTCGCCTGCACCGAGGGTGGCGAAGTGGCGCTGCTGGAAGCGGTGAACCACGTCGACCGCGAGATGTGCGCGATACGCGATGCCGGCAAAGTGAAGGCGCGTGAGCGCATTGCGGTGCTGGCGGCCTTGAACGTGGCTTACGAACTCGCGCAACGGCCTGCGGCCGCTGCGCCCGCGCCGCGCCGCGAAGAAGCGCCGGCCGGCCCCACAAGCACAGATGTGAGCCAGTTGATACGACGTGTCGACGAAGCCCTAGGACAAGACGGGCGACTGATCTGA
- a CDS encoding histidine phosphatase family protein, producing the protein MECVIWRHPRPRGAAGRCIGSTDLPVDPRKAKRLAHRVRAAARRHGWARRIWTSRLQRAAAVGAWLRRWGWQHCRDARLAELDFAAWDGRSWSGIGADEVQAWCDRFADHTPGGGESLRQLFGRCEAFLREHGDATPLLIVGHAGWINTLAFMSAGRPVPERASDWPAPPGYGALRRFRWAAASSG; encoded by the coding sequence ATGGAGTGCGTGATCTGGCGCCATCCCCGCCCGCGGGGCGCGGCGGGACGGTGCATCGGCTCCACCGACCTGCCGGTCGACCCGCGCAAGGCGAAGCGGCTGGCGCACCGGGTGCGAGCGGCCGCACGTCGGCACGGTTGGGCGCGTCGCATCTGGACCTCCCGCTTGCAGCGGGCGGCGGCGGTGGGCGCCTGGTTGCGCCGTTGGGGGTGGCAGCACTGCCGTGACGCGCGCCTGGCCGAACTCGATTTCGCGGCCTGGGACGGCCGCTCGTGGTCCGGCATCGGTGCTGACGAGGTGCAGGCCTGGTGCGACCGCTTCGCGGACCACACGCCGGGCGGCGGCGAGTCGCTGCGGCAGTTGTTCGGGCGTTGCGAGGCCTTTCTGCGCGAGCACGGCGACGCGACGCCGCTACTGATCGTCGGCCACGCGGGCTGGATCAACACGCTCGCCTTCATGTCGGCCGGACGGCCGGTGCCCGAGCGCGCGTCGGACTGGCCGGCACCGCCGGGCTACGGCGCCTTGCGGCGGTTCAGGTGGGCGGCAGCGTCTTCGGGGTGA